The Lepeophtheirus salmonis chromosome 3, UVic_Lsal_1.4, whole genome shotgun sequence genomic interval AATCTGATTTGTTTGCTAACTTTGGCAAAACTTTATTGATGACATCATTTAAGGACTCTCTTGCCCCATCAGTTTCCAAAATGTCCATGAATTTACTATTATCAGGGGAATCCCTAAGATGCAAAAGGGAAATAAGCGCAAATTCACTTGAGGCCTTTACAGCagtattcttttcttttgttccaTTCACTAACATAGGAATAATCGCTTTTAAAAACTCATTCGCCAGCATTTGATTGGAATTTTTCTTCGCcaaaaagttacttaatatAGCCACCAACTCTTTTACCTCATTCGATGAATGATTCATAGACTTACAAAAAGGGCTTATAAGTTCCATGgggattttttcattcttttgaaAGCATCCAAGTAATATGTATCCTATACACTTCAATCCATTCTTCACAATGTCAGAAGATTCCGAAGACAAATAACTCAAAGCAATTTCGTGAATAATACCTTTCCTTTCATCAGTGTAAACAATTTCAGGAGCTTCTTTTAACGCCACAAACAAGGCACAACTTTTACCATGAAGAACTGAAAGATTCGTTGacttaacaattatatttccatCAAATGTTGAGGCAAGCTCTTCTGGAGAGAGCCATTTACAAAGTGCCCCGAGGCACCCACTGCCAACTGTACGACTGGTGTCTTCAGAGCtcgaaataaaatttgttaatgtaTTAAGAACTTGCTTGCGGATACTGGGCGTTAATTTTTCACCTCCAGTTGGTACGATACACCCTCGTAACGCTTGAATATAAGTATCTCGAATAGAAGAGTCGTCAGCGCTTTTGATCCCTGTcagaatttcattaaataaaggatcCGGTCTTACATGGATAGCGATTAAATAAGATAGAGCTAAACCAGACTTTAGACGAACAGAACGAATTGAATCGTTTAATGCTTTCAGAAAGGTTGTTTGTAATTGAGGGAAAAATGGTTTTAACATAACTCCAGCCCTACTTAAAAGAGTTGCTAATGTTTCCAAAACAGCAACTTTAACACTGGGAGCAAAACGATCTCCAAGAATACGGATAAGTGGACCTGTTATATGAACTACAGACGGTTTCAAGGATTCTGGACTTGTAACTTTAATTACTTCCCCTAGACCAACAGCAGCTTGTTCTTTAAGGGCTGGAGAGCCATTTAATATAGACTCACGGAATATTGGTAATACTGGAGTGATTCCTTTTGGTAAACAAAAACCTCCCAACAATTCTTTCCCTTCATTATCCATTAAGGCAAATCGTAGAGCTTGTCTGACATCTGGGACAAGACCCATAAGTTCTGCATTGTCTAAGCCTTTAGTAACAGCATTTAATGTGTTCCATGCTTCCATCAATATTACATCATCGTTTTCGATAAATAAATGGATGAGAGATCTTATGAGTTGAGGAACATACTGAAAGTAGTCAGTTTTGGTTTGGCTACAAAATGAATGAAGAAGTGTAACAGCACTCTTTTTGGAGGTAATGCTCACTGAATTACAGGCACTTAACAGTTCTTCCATAACATAACTCACACCTGAGTCATCTTCATCATCATTTACTGACAAAACAATAGTTTGCGCATAACTGAGTTCTTCAGTTTCTCTTGGAGTCCCATGAACTTCATTAACTGAAGCAATGACAGCTGGAAGAATTCTGGGTAAATGACGATGAAGAGCTTCACCAGCAACAGGAGCTAAGCTTGCTAATGCTCTTAAGTTTACGGGATTTGAAATAAGTTTAGGAATTAAGTAAGGTAGCACAGCTCTTGACTTGATAGCTATGATTTGACGAAGTCCATCAAGCGTATTGTCATGCATTGCAGGATCATCTAACTGAGCTAATAAATCTGGAAGAATATCATCTAAGGCTCTAGAGCCTACTGTACTATGGAGACTATCAAATGTTTTGGCCGCAGCTACTCTTACTTCTGGAAGATCATCACATAATGTCTTTTTCACCGTTGGAACAAGACTGTCCACAAATGTCATAACCATATCTCTTGAAGTTGATGCCATTATTTCAGACAAGCCAACACATACACCTTGTCGCTTTTCTGGCTGATCAGATTTCAATCCATCTTCCAGAATAGGAATTATTTCAGGTAAAACACGCTCGCCTAGTTTTTTCACCAAGTCACCAAGAGTACGAGCAGCAACTTGCCGTTTATCATAAGAACTACTTGCAAGACATCCAAGCAAAAGATTGAAGAGAGTAGGAAGAATTTCTCTCAGTGTTTTAGGAGTATTGCTAACAATAACCTTCCAAACATGTAAGGAAGATTGGCGAACCATCAAGGCTACATCAGATCGACCCATATATAAGCCAGCCAAAACACGGTTACGTCTTTCGTCGCCAAGAATATCGATGATAATCTTTTGAGATTGTTCAGTTCCAAAATTGTCATCTTCTCCAGCAGTTTCTGTACTCATTTTACCACTAACTCCAGATATTTTATAAAGCAAATCACCTAGacaaaactattattaatttaacacaTTAACTAATGTACAACGCATTTACCCAAAAGTTGTATCGAAGAGTGTCGAATTCTCCAGTTTTCTTCAAACATTCCCTTCTCAAGCTCCGGCAAAAGAAGTTCGATGGCACTTTCAGCGTACGTAAGGACTAACCGTTGCCCTGATTTGTATGCTGTTTCTCTAACAAATTCGTTTTCATCAGCTAATGCTCGTAAAATTGGACTGAtaatctaaattaaattaaattaaaactttttcaataaatgtagTACAACTAACAAACCTGACTGATATACTTTCGAAATTCTTTAGGAAAAACAAGAGGCATATATATGAACATCATGATATATCCATCTTTAACATGAGGAGCAATATCCATTCTTTCCGCCGTTTTGATAATATCAGGCATAAGagaatccatttttttcaataccaaGACCCCCTACTACTTCAGCCAAACCTTGTGCTGCCCCTGATCTATCGACACTTGATGTTTCACTCGTCAATGTGGACATAAGCCATGGTAACAGCTCTTCGAAACTCGATTCTCCGATACCTTTCACCATGGATCCTACgagaaaaaaggataaaaaaagatttactcaCAAAATTTTACTTACCAAGTGCTCTAGCAGAGACAGCTCTTACTTCAGGGACAGGATCAAGAAGAGACATTTTTAATCCTGGAATAACACCTGACAAATACGGACTAAGGTCTTTCTGATCCGTGAGGGAATACATATTTCCGATAATCTTAGCAGCCATTTTTCTAGTTTCTGTTGATCGATCCTGAAATGCTCTTTTAACAACGGGCATTATCAAAGCTAAAGAAGGAGCGTCAATAAAATGCACAAATTTAGTCTGTAAAAGAGCTAGCAAGCAATTTCCGGTCTTTTTAGCTGGATCTTGAAGAGCCTTAAGTAAAACTGGCACAATTGCTTGAATTTCTGGATTTCGAATTACGGATCCTATTTGCTTCAATGCATGAGCGCTGGCTGTTTGAACTTTATGATGTGAATCCCCCATAACGTGAATTAGCTTAGGCACAATAGATGGTAAACAACTAGAAAGTTGTTTGGGAGCACAGTATGCCATGGCACCTAATAGTTCTATAGATCCGGTTTTTGTCCTCCATTGGTCTTGTTCAAGTGCATCTAATAACGACGGAAGAACCAGTTTAACACCATGAGCAGATAGCTTTTTCATAACAGCTCTTGCAGTATCATCGGCGGCCTGTCTGACATGATCAACAGAGTCTCCAAAACAAAGTAACAAATGAGGTAGAATATGAACAATATAAGGCTCAAATAACCGTCCTAGCGTGGTACACAACATCTCAAAAGCTAAAAGGGCTCCTTCCCGAtgagtaggattttttttattcgtgaTAGCTTCTGTCAATTGGCTCATAATTGCACACTGTTTAAGGGACAAAATGCCCAATCCTTTTACAATACCTGCTATACCATAAGCTGCACCTTTTCGTTCACCATAAGAATTTTCCGATCCAAGAAGGGTTTTGATCAAGGCGGCAAACAATGTTGTTGCCTCTGATTTAATTGATGGAACAAGAGGAGGTAGGCACTTAGCCACAGCTTCTTGAACTTGTTGTGAGGGTGTATTAAGAGTTAAAATAAGCTGCTTCAATATTTTTCTGACTTTTGGACTTTCTGGATCCAAATGACGAGCCATAGAACCCATTAAAATAACTACTGATTGCCTGACACAATCATATCCTTCGGAAGATGGTGCATTAtccaaaaaatcttcaaaaacagGAAGTAGCTCATTACTAGTATCTTTTCCATGTAGATCTACAGTCGTGACCGCTGTATCAAGCATATTTTTACGCACTATTTCATTTCTATCACTTAAGCCACCAGGGACTAAAAAGGACATAACTGATTGTACCATCAACTGATCAAAATACGGAGCAATTTTACCAATAGCAAATGCTACGCCAGCTCTTGCTTCCCAATGATCAATGGGCTCAGTTACTATTCTTCCTAAACTATCTTTAATGGGAGGTGTCATTTTAAGCTCGCTGGAATATATTTCCATAAGAGGACCAATAACATCTTGAACGttcgaaacatttttttctaaaagtgaAGCTAAAGCCAAGGCACAAGAATACCTCACACAACTACTTGGATGAGAAATATCCTCTAATATTTCTAAAGCTAAGCTTTTATCAACTTCAAGTCCTACTTCATCCCATACTTCATTTGCTATTTGagaaatttcttcattttcatcaaatttagcAATCCATAAACGACGCAAGAAGTTGTAATTGGTGTATGTTCTAAACTTTGGACCAACAGTTTCTTTCAAACACCTCAATGATCCATCCCTCACTGATATTGAGTCATTCTGAACTCCTCCAAGAAGAACTTCTATTTCATCGTCAGAAACCAAATCGCAACCCTCATTACCAGAAGCAGATTCGGCTATTTCAACCATGACGCAAGTAGCCAGTTGTTGAAGTGTTATAGGTAGTTTGGTTATAAGATCTATAAGTAAGATCAACATATCAGTTCGAGGTAAATATTTTGGACTTGAAAGGAATGATCCTCGAACAGAGCAATGTTTTGACATTACTTTTAATCCTTTTTGGAGATATTCCTCTTTTTTCAATACCATAAGTGTTTTCTTAACAACAGGAAAACAGAAACTAAATGTCGAAGGGCTTAACAGCTGCCTTGGGTTATCAatcaattcatataatttatctataaagcTAGTTAAATATGATTCAAGTAGACTTCCTGGGATTTCGGATTTTTTAgagttaatattaataagtagATTCAACGTAATTTTAGAAAATCCatcatttatgttaaaatatgaaaaacctTTGCAGTAATTCTTTAGAATTTCTATTGATACTTCTTTCAATAACGGATTTTTAAgcccaataaaaataaatttaaagacttTAGGTACCCTTTGCTCAAATGCAATTGGATTTTCTGCAATACTTGgagcaaatataattttgtacggCAAAACCATTTCAAGAACAGAACCAACCTTCTTGCGAATATCTAATTCTAATTGTAATTGAGCTTTTAAGGCTTCCTTCTGCTTCAAAGTTAAAGAAGGTTTTGGAAGTTTCCCTTCTTTACGTCTTTTTTCTTCGATTTCTTTTCGTAATGCGATTTCTTCCATTTGTTCCTTGTAAGAATAAgctttattttctcttttaatattcGTTGTATCAGTTCCATTTCCATTATTCAATACAGACTTATCGTACACCTCGCCATCAGGTGTATAATAGATTGCAACTTCAGTTTCACTCACTGAAATGGACGGTTCAATCATTGTTTCAtccataaattttaatgaaacatcagcCCACTCATCCGGAATAACTTTAATTAGAGTTCTCGAGACATGAGATATTGCTTGATGATAAGTTGAATCATGTATAAAcccttttaaatattgtaaaatatcaacaaaGTTGGTAGTAGCCCATTCATGTGCCTGCTTAGACATGATACAAAGCCAGAAGGAAGGATAGTCTTGTTTAATAATGTCGTGATGAGAAAGTAATAGTAAATGTAGTccataatcaaatttttgctCAATAAAAATTCTCATAGAGTGAATGACAGCCTTTGATGAGAGACTCCATCTAGTACttggattttgtttattttctttcatagaaatatttaattctgaAGCGAAGACGAATTCTATCAAttcttgtattaattttttataaaatgaatcacCAGGAATggactttaatttaattttgcaaagagATTGGCAATATTCTCTTACTTCATAGTCATCATTTGTTAAACCAATAACCAGGAATTTAtaccaatttatatttgtagtatCCTCATTATCAATAATCATTTTATCAGATACATCAATTAATGCTAATAATACATTGTTGGTCATAGGTTGGAGGCATCTGTCTTGTAAGAGAGTTGAACTACACAAACTCAAATACTTAATAGCGTCATTGGTATGTTCTTTTGATAATATAAGACACGCAGTCACTAATATCCCCTCATGTATGATATTGACTTGACTAAGCTGTTTGTTACAACTCTCTAGACATTTTGAAAGGCAATTGAAAGATTTCGAAGCGATCTccatattttccaatttaaatattttgtaaagtactGTCAGATAAGCTGAACGTATGCTGGATGTTGTTGTTTTCAGGTCTAATCCCTTAGGAAgccaagaaattaatttttctgaaatacCATTCACGCATTTATCACACCAAATAGATATGACATCTAAAGTGTAAATTAACACTCCCTCATGCACTTCTGTTTCCAAAACCTATTGccataaatagatttaaagtaaattataaatatattaagctGATGTGGCCAATTTCatcttatatataattcaaatgtcTTTAGAATATCAATACAATCGAATATCCATAGATGTGTACTCGAGTCAATTGACTTAAATCTTGAGACTCAAGTACACATCTGCGcgaatatcaaattatatttttctacgtAAAATTAGTTTCCAAATTCAAtcaatacatttcaaaaaaagaaagttgatTGTATGAGTTAAATttagacaaatatattatttttaactatcctttcgttaaattaaaaaacaattttgttctaTTGTAGATAGAcaagaaatatatgtacatatattgagaTCGATCACTAAAAGCccgaaagaaaacaaaaagtacATACCTTAATATAGTGTTCAACTGCATAGTTTCCAAGTTTGATTAAGGAATCATTGTCTAAATCAGACTTAGTGACTTCACAAGTGGCCTTTAAAAGATTAAACTTTTGAGCGTTGACTGTCAATTTTCCTTCTTTACCTTCCAAGACACCAAAAATTACATTGCAGAAGTCTTGAATTGCCTGGAAATCTTTGCAGTTAAGTAAAAAGTGAGATATGGCTAGAACAGTATTTTCTCTCAAATCATCGTCCTTAGCCAAAAGATTTGTCTTGAAGTATTTTGTCAAGTCTAATAAATAAGGGGATAAATCTATTTTGAGTCCTTCAAAGATTAAACTGACAGCTTCCATCACTATTTCGGGGTTCCTTAGAAGAGATTTTGTAATTGGAGGTAAAAGAATATTCTTAAACTCATCCTCAGACACATAAAGAAGAAGACTTTCGAAATTCTGAAATTATTTCATGCCTATAATTACCactggaaagaaagaaaacaaaatgtaCTTACTTTAACAAAGACACTGCTCGTCTTTGTTTTAGAGTTGATGACATCTTTGATGATGACATCAAGTAATCGAGATTTCAAAGTAGATGTATCTTGATTTTTACTAATAAGCCAcccgagaaaaaaaatttcatatgtaaGATTCTTCgacaaaatttcatattcttgaattttttttaataaagcattTCGTACTTTATACTCTTCACTCCATTGTTGGAACAATATTTGTTTGCAGTGATAGATGGTTTTCTGTTCATTTCCACCGACAATACATGAACTCAAATTAAAATTCAAGTCTAGAAAACTGAGAATTTCATCATCATTTATAGACTCAAGCCTAAAAGTattaaacatcaaaaattaagGAGGACAGCCAAGGATGGGATAATTATTATCATGATAATATTTCATCCCTTAgtaacaattacttttttataactattgaaATCCATTTAAGAGCTTTTAGAGCAACTTTGGCATTTGATAATGTAGGATGACCCGTAGATTTATAGAAATCTTTGAGACCAGATAAAAGTCCAATAAAGAAAGATTCCGCGTAATCTGGgggaattttatttaaaaaagtattaattagtGATCGAGATTGAGTTTGGACGTAACGATTTAATGTGTTGGGCagtaatctacaaaaaaatataaaaacataatatgtagaCAATAATAAATCATTCGTATATCATTTACTTAGCAATTCCTTTGGCAGCTTGCTGAGAGAGTTTTGATTCAATCATCAAATTAGAAATTGCATCAAACAATGCTTTTTGATCATTATAAGATGCCGACGAGAGTTTCGTAGGAAAATCCTTGAGAATTAACGCCGGATCTCCCATTTTCCGTTCCAATAGTATTTATACTTTCTCAGCTCAACGACCTAGAATAAGAATACTATTTCACGTGGATCAAAACAAGCcgcaaatttatttcttcttctttttttccaacttGAGGCGACAATAATAGATGTCTTTCTATTGGTTCATATTAGATCAACCTTAGCGACCTCATTACAGCTGTTAATGGTCATGAAGTTAGGGgagctattttatttaatgagttaattatctaataattgtcttataaaacattaatttgagACCCCCATTAAGTTGTCCGCTTGTAAttctaaataattcaaataagcattcatcactttttaatcTATGAAACTTAAACCtagcaattaaaatatttgtaaatcttTAGCTACTATTTGACTTGCTGCTTAACATGTTaacactaaatattatttagctcACTTATGCCAGGGAGTACTGTACTCCCTACTTATACCATGGTCGATATGGTGAAATAAGTATATCAAAAGAAACCAATGCtgatttaactataaaatatatatatatagtacttaatatatattatttgcatttaaCCCATTGTCCATTATTTCCCTATCTGAGTTATGACCTATGCCCTTAAAAGTACGTGTTTTAAGGGTGATTTTGTAGCActattatgatataataataagttttagaaGCTTATGGAGAAAAACAAATCATAGATTAGATTTTGACAATTAACctatttaagtgtatttttctagtaCGATACAATGGAATTTGAATATGTAAGAACGTTTGTAATATAGTGgtcttcagtgatatttatcaaagaatatcaatattacaactctatatattcattcatttcaatttagaatgagaatccgGCGCCATATTCATTAACATCACATGTAAAACAAATGTAAAAtcttttgtcaatgtttaattccaacaattaatgtatttattgaataaatgtaaatacatatttaattactaaagaaacggctctaaaaatttttattaaatactcatttaattatcttatttggctAATTGCAGTACGTATGGCTGGGGCCAACTCTATGGGAAGGTTTCAGGTCCTCAAAGATTTCAAGTGtcttatattcttttaattgtattgtattttaaatgttcgGTATTTGTGAAACTGTTTTGTCTTATCTAACTAAATTTACCTTTCAATTATAGagtaaaacaaacttttttttatttttttaaatatggtggGTATTAGTCCATTTCTGGTATTCTTAAATAATGCgtaattttcaactattttagattaaatctatatccataaaaaaaaaccagtcaACTTTCCCTTCTTCTGACACATATGTGATATGACATACATGACCATAGCAAAGCGAAAATCACTGCTCTTGTCTGATATTATGCTAATACTTGTTcttcaatccatgagtcttatccaatatgaataatctatcatgtctaatgatattatagTTGATAACAGAGAATTAAGGGATTAGCGCTTAGTTCCTTTCGAATCGCTCTCGTGattctttattttcctttcatcttattaattattatatagtagAGGTAGTACCCAACATTGTTCACAGTAATTAGGAGTCGgtttaaagacaaattttgcttttaaaGAGATCTCCCCAAGATATCATCAGTTTTactttttcatgagcacactcacacgtaactactcagtACTTACATCAGTTTTTATCTGTTCTttcctcaataatgaaagaatgataataagagtttgagggggggggggaactAATATATTGGAATGACTGATGATTGATGAATACTTCAGTCTTAAGAGTGCtccttaataaaaacaaacaaaattccttTTAACATAGtaacgtttatattttatttactcatttactcaaaatacacaataattatgatataaataagaaactaataacaaaaacaaatagaaacagtgctcttgttTTAGATGCACAcgcctccaatatttcattaatacgactacattattctttcccaaggttaatagaaatacaaagttataccatcatgtagtcgggcttgctagaattgtCAATTTGATGTACTAAAGTGCACTTTATGACTCGTTTTCATAgtaattcaaggttaatagaaatacaaggttataccataacgcatgtacaactgatatttgacttccaccacgcttttaatattgacgtcatagtaaatgaggggttacgtgttttgtcaaaatccgttattcttgcccaacagtcggtaaTATACactaaattgaaaaatctagcaatagtgacgtcatagggTATAAGTGgttgtattttttgtcaaaatctgcctgtcctgcccagcagtcggtacaatacatcagattgaaaattctaacaaactcgattacatgatggtctaacattgtatttttattaaccttgatacttatttattaatatagaccaaggttaatagaaatacaaggttagaccatcatttaatcgggcttgctagaattttcaatctgatatatTGTACACTGTACAGTTTGCTGGGCAAGACCGGcacattttgacaaaacacgcaaccacttatagtctatgacgccactattaatagaattttcaatttaatgtatcgtaccgtcTGTTGGGCaggaaaacagattttgacaaaacacgcaactactcatctactatgacgtcaatattaaaagcgtggtggaagtcaaatatatgtcgtacatgcgttatggtatagccttgtatttctattaaccttaataTAGACTATATTGGTGATAGGTATTAGCTTAAAAGAATTGTGcaattttttccactttttcccatttcctttttttccataccattttttccacatttattgtttcctttacattttttcctttgccattttttcctcaCACAGAAAGATAAACTGAaacatgttaaaaatattttttgtatttatttaaaatccgTAACTTATCAGTTTCGCAAAGGTTGTCAATAAGACgagattattttcaaaaatgtgtaaATCGACGTTACTATCTCATTgaacaatgaaaaaaaggtaacatttttcaattttttctgctttttttgtttgttgtaaaTCTATATATGTTAGACAGGATTTCCAcgataaagtttataaattgattgtcttactccaaaaaataatcttcggacaaagtaatattaatatatttccgATAAAAATGTTcgattaagtaaaaataatggaaattttttcatgTTTCAAGAGAAAATAGAgaagaacaaattttatttattaacaggAATTATTCTAGAGCGTACTTTTAAGTACGTGGCCAGTACGTTCATGCTGAAATTCGAATGTAAGAGTTCGTTGGAAGTAATGGGTTAGAAATGATTTTCTatgttaataaatgaattatattaaaaacggCCCACCtatgcaatttttataatttatagtacgGATACACtaacacatataaatattttaactatttatttatatatttcatatcattatattatctaaattatataatagattataTGGATCTAAATCgtccatttaaatattttcatatcatGTTATACATCCCCGCATAACAGGGTTTCAAACATCGCGGATTTCGCATAACGCAGTGTTTAGAATTATCCTGACTTCCAGTATAGTGCCGTATCTTTCCCtgatattgcaattttttatattaagataataaattataaaaaactatatattgatgTAAACAAGAATTTATATTGTTGTTGATGAGTTTGTTTATACTAtatctatatattcatataatggaagtgtataattttgcataagtGTCCTACAAGTATTAGATTTGAACTTAGTAATAAAACTTTTCGTttattgcaattaaaaaggttgctgaataaatatggGTTAACTttcgattatttaaattttacagaattGAAATGACCgcattaaaaatcaagtaaattcccaattaaaattaaattttataattattttgtctgacatacattattttaaataatttataattaataaaatgtctttattgtcgaaatcatttaaaaaaaatatcattaagtggattttgaaaattaatttttttggtaccaAAAAAGTTCTCGTACCTGTATttccttcacaaaaaaataataaattgatatatattttgattatagaATGTGTGTTTTGGACTTAACGAAAAAAAACCTCCCTAATTTAACTCTAGATTTCGACGAAATACtaagtatacaaaattttaaaatgtaggTATTTATCAgtaataatctatttatttatatct includes:
- the l(3)80Fj gene encoding LOW QUALITY PROTEIN: stalled ribosome sensor GCN1 (The sequence of the model RefSeq protein was modified relative to this genomic sequence to represent the inferred CDS: deleted 1 base in 1 codon), giving the protein MGDPALILKDFPTKLSSASYNDQKALFDAISNLMIESKLSQQAAKGIAKLLPNTLNRYVQTQSRSLINTFLNKIPPDYAESFFIGLLSGLKDFYKSTGHPTLSNAKVALKALKWISIVIKKLESINDDEILSFLDLNFNLSSCIVGGNEQKTIYHCKQILFQQWSEEYKVRNALLKKIQEYEILSKNLTYEIFFLGWLISKNQDTSTLKSRLLDVIIKDVINSKTKTSSVFVKNFESLLLYVSEDEFKNILLPPITKSLLRNPEIVMEAVSLIFEGLKIDLSPYLLDLTKYFKTNLLAKDDDLRENTVLAISHFLLNCKDFQAIQDFCNVIFGVLEGKEGKLTVNAQKFNLLKATCEVTKSDLDNDSLIKLGNYAVEHYIKVLETEVHEGVLIYTLDVISIWCDKCVNGISEKLISWLPKGLDLKTTTSSIRSAYLTVLYKIFKLENMEIASKSFNCLSKCLESCNKQLSQVNIIHEGILVTACLILSKEHTNDAIKYLSLCSSTLLQDRCLQPMTNNVLLALIDVSDKMIIDNEDTTNINWYKFLVIGLTNDDYEVREYCQSLCKIKLKSIPGDSFYKKLIQELIEFVFASELNISMKENKQNPSTRWSLSSKAVIHSMRIFIEQKFDYGLHLLLLSHHDIIKQDYPSFWLCIMSKQAHEWATTNFVDILQYLKGFIHDSTYHQAISHVSRTLIKVIPDEWADVSLKFMDETMIEPSISVSETEVAIYYTPDGEVYDKSVLNNGNGTDTTNIKRENKAYSYKEQMEEIALRKEIEEKRRKEGKLPKPSLTLKQKEALKAQLQLELDIRKKVGSVLEMVLPYKIIFAPSIAENPIAFEQRVPKVFKFIFIGLKNPLLKEVSIEILKNYCKGFSYFNINDGFSKITLNLLININSKKSEIPGSLLESYLTSFIDKLYELIDNPRQLLSPSTFSFCFPVVKKTLMVLKKEEYLQKGLKVMSKHCSVRGSFLSSPKYLPRTDMLILLIDLITKLPITLQQLATCVMVEIAESASGNEGCDLVSDDEIEVLLGGVQNDSISVRDGSLRCLKETVGPKFRTYTNYNFLRRLWIAKFDENEEISQIANEVWDEVGLEVDKSLALEILEDISHPSSCVRYSCALALASLLEKNVSNVQDVIGPLMEIYSSELKMTPPIKDSLGRIVTEPIDHWEARAGVAFAIGKIAPYFDQLMVQSVMSFLVPGGLSDRNEIVRKNMLDTAVTTVDLHGKDTSNELLPVFEDFLDNAPSSEGYDCVRQSVVILMGSMARHLDPESPKVRKILKQLILTLNTPSQQVQEAVAKCLPPLVPSIKSEATTLFAALIKTLLGSENSYGERKGAAYGIAGIVKGLGILSLKQCAIMSQLTEAITNKKNPTHREGALLAFEMLCTTLGRLFEPYIVHILPHLLLCFGDSVDHVRQAADDTARAVMKKLSAHGVKLVLPSLLDALEQDQWRTKTGSIELLGAMAYCAPKQLSSCLPSIVPKLIHVMGDSHHKVQTASAHALKQIGSVIRNPEIQAIVPVLLKALQDPAKKTGNCLLALLQTKFVHFIDAPSLALIMPVVKRAFQDRSTETRKMAAKIIGNMYSLTDQKDLSPYLSGVIPGLKMSLLDPVPEVRAVSARALGSMVKGIGESSFEELLPWLMSTLTSETSSVDRSGAAQGLAEVVGGLGIEKMDSLMPDIIKTAERMDIAPHVKDGYIMMFIYMPLVFPKEFRKYISQIISPILRALADENEFVRETAYKSGQRLVLTYAESAIELLLPELEKGMFEENWRIRHSSIQLLGDLLYKISGVSGKMSTETAGEDDNFGTEQSQKIIIDILGDERRNRVLAGLYMGRSDVALMVRQSSLHVWKVIVSNTPKTLREILPTLFNLLLGCLASSSYDKRQVAARTLGDLVKKLGERVLPEIIPILEDGLKSDQPEKRQGVCVGLSEIMASTSRDMVMTFVDSLVPTVKKTLCDDLPEVRVAAAKTFDSLHSTVGSRALDDILPDLLAQLDDPAMHDNTLDGLRQIIAIKSRAVLPYLIPKLISNPVNLRALASLAPVAGEALHRHLPRILPAVIASVNEVHGTPRETEELSYAQTIVLSVNDDEDDSGVSYVMEELLSACNSVSITSKKSAVTLLHSFCSQTKTDYFQYVPQLIRSLIHLFIENDDVILMEAWNTLNAVTKGLDNAELMGLVPDVRQALRFALMDNEGKELLGGFCLPKGITPVLPIFRESILNGSPALKEQAAVGLGEVIKVTSPESLKPSVVHITGPLIRILGDRFAPSVKVAVLETLATLLSRAGVMLKPFFPQLQTTFLKALNDSIRSVRLKSGLALSYLIAIHVRPDPLFNEILTGIKSADDSSIRDTYIQALRGCIVPTGGEKLTPSIRKQVLNTLTNFISSSEDTSRTVGSGCLGALCKWLSPEELASTFDGNIIVKSTNLSVLHGKSCALFVALKEAPEIVYTDERKGIIHEIALSYLSSESSDIVKNGLKCIGYILLGCFQKNEKIPMELISPFCKSMNHSSNEVKELVAILSNFLAKKNSNQMLANEFLKAIIPMLVNGTKEKNTAVKASSEFALISLLHLRDSPDNSKFMDILETDGARESLNDVINKVLPKLANKSDFGLEVLDNTILK